CGCGAGCCGATGCAGGAGGCCACCGTCCAAGACCACTTGGAAGAACTCGGGCAAGATCTCCTCGTCGAAGTTTCGGCGAACGAAGCCGGTTGATTTTTCTCTGCGGTGAATCCGGCCTACCGCAGTGCAGTTTTCCTGGTGGAGGGAACTCTACCCGCCACCCACTTCTCCATTGTCACCGCCTACAATCCGAACGGAGTCCTCACTGATTCTGCATCCAACGCCGTCGCCGATCAGCAACTCCTCCAGGCCATTCAACAGACCGGAGAGTCACCCGTCAGAATTACCGGCATGTCCCCCGACCGTTCTCATCAAGAACTCGGATGGTCGATTGAGGACGAAGAAGAAGCCCTCCGACTCGCTCAAAAATTTTCCCAAGTCGCCCTCTATCGAGTGATCGAGGAAGACCTCTTCCTCATCGAACGAGAAACGGGAACCCGCGAAAAACTCGGAAAATGGCAGGACTTTGTTCGTCAATAGACCAACCGCTTTCCTTCTTTTTCCTTTCGCTCCGTCCCTTCTTTCGATTAGAACCAACTCATTCCAAAGCGAGGGTAGCTCAGTTGGATAGAGCATCGGCCTTCTAAGCCGGCGGTCGTGGGTTCGAATCCCACCCCTCGTGCCAACGCCTTCGCGAAGCGAAAATCGATCCCCCCCTGTCACGCCGTAGCACGTACCCGGGTGCCTAAAATCACGCGCACATCACTGGTTCGGCCCGTCCAACCAAACGCATCCTTAGCACCTGCGAAGGCGGATCGTGCCAACGCCTTCGCGAAGCGAAAATCGATCAAAAACCACCCCCCTGTCACGCCGCAGCACGCACCCGGGTCCCCAAAATCACGCGCACTTCACTCGTTCGGCACCTCCGACAAAACGCATCCTCAACACCGGCGAAGGCGGATCGTGCCAACGCCTTCGCGAAGCGAAAATCGATCCCCCCCTGTCACGCCGCAGCACGCACCCGGGTCCCCAAAATCACGCGCACATCACTGGTTCAGCCCGTCCAACAAAACGCATCCTTAGCACCGGCGAAGGCGGATCGTGCCAACGCCTTCGCGAAGCGAAAATCGATCCCCCCCCTGTCACGCCGCAGCACGCACCCGGGTCCCCAAAATCACGCGCACATCACTGGTTCAGCACTTCCGACAAAACGCATCCTCAACACCGGCGTAGGCGGATCGTGCCAACGCCTTCGCGAAGCGCGAAATCGATCCAAAAACACCCCCCTGTCACGCCGCAGCACGCACCCGGGTTCCCAAAATCACGCGCACATCACTGGTTCAGCACCTCCGACAAAACGCATCCTCAACACCGGCGAAGGCGGATCGTGCCAACGCCTTCGCGAAGCGTTCCTGCAAACAGCGGAGTCTATCCTTCCAGCTTGGCGGTAAAAAGGGCTTCGATCAAAGGGTCCAGACCTTCGCCCAACTCGGCGCAGATCGGGAAAACGGGACAATCGATTCCGTCCTTCAAGCGCTTCAGGTTTTCGTCGAAACCCGGGAGGTCCGTCTTATTGGCGGCAACAAACATCTGCTTCTTCACCAACTTCTCGTCGTAGAGTTCCATCTCCTTGAGCAAGACTTTGTAATCTTCGACCGGATCGCGCCCATCTGTCGCCGCTCCATCGATCACGATCAAGAGGACACGACAGCGCTCAACGTGGCGCAAGAATCGATGTCCGAGACCCCGATTCTCTGCGGCTCCCTCAATCAGACCGGGAATATCCGCAATCGCGAGTTTCCGGTAGTCATGGTTCTCATTCTCCGAAGTCATCCCCACAAAGGGATCGACCGTGGTAAACGGATAAGGGGCGCTCTTCGGAGTCGCATTGGTCAATCGGGCGAGAAGCGTCGATTTCCCCGCATTGGGAAACCCGATCAGTCCGACGTCCGCGATCGTCTTCAACGAAAAGGTAAACTCGCCGAATTGTCCCGGCTTGCCTTCGGTAAACTCGCGAGGAGCTTGGTTGGTGGAAGACTTGAAGTGAAGATTTCCCAATCCACCTTGTCCTCCTTTCAGCAGACGGTAACGCTGATCGTGCTCGAGAAGCTCACAGACGACCCGACCATTCTCGTTCTTCACAGTCGTCCCAATCGGAACCATGAGCGTCTCATCGTCCCCGTTCTTTCCATCCTTTTGACTGCCTTTGCCACTCTCTCCGTTCTGCGCCTTCCAATGCGGCTGGAAACGGAATGCCCGCAAGTCGCTGACATTGCGATCTGCCTGCAAATAGAGATCCCCCCCTTTGCCGCCATCGCCTCCATTGGGCCCACCCTTGGGAATATATTTAGCCCGATGAAAACTGGCACAACCGTGCCCACCGTTTCCGGCACGAAGAATAACTCTGGTCTGATCGTAAAACATAATTGGTGAGGAGAGTGTGCGGGTTTCTCCCTCAACTTCTACAACAAAGATCAGCCTTTCATGAACCCGGTCTATTTTCACTGACGCAGAATCACCCTCATCATTGGATTCTCGCGTTCTCCGGAGCTGGACCCAGCAAAGTCGCCACGAATCCCCATTCCGTTTGACGAATCGTTTCTCGACAAGTAATGAGATTTCATCGGCACTGAAAAGAAACACTACTCACCACGATTAGATTTAAAAATGGAAGAACCATTGAGCTACGAAGATAGAATCCGGATCGGATTCGATAAAATTGACAATGACCTCCAGTTCCTCATGCGGTGCTTCCGGGAGGTTCTCATCGAACTCGGTGAAACCGAGATCGCCCAAAACCTTCCCTGGATCGGCGAAGGCGCTCCTGCTTCGGATAAGGATCTGGGGCCGGGAATGATTCAGGCCACCTCGATTTCCTTTCAACTTCTCAATATGGTCGAAGAAAATTCGGCCAACCAGATGCGCCGGCTCAACGAACGCTCCAATGGACCGCTTCACGAGTCCGGACTCTGGGGTTATTACTTCCGCAAGCTCCGCGAAGACGATTGGACGCCCGAACAGATCGCCCAGATTCTCCCCTGCCTCCGGATCGAACCGGTTTTGACCGCCCATCCCACCGAATCCAAGCGTGTCACTATTCTTGAGCAGCATCGCGAGCTCTACATCCAACTGGTTCATCTTGAGAACCGGATGTGGACCCCGAATGAACGGATCTCGATCGAAAACGAAATCAAAACCGTTCTCGAGCGCCTTTGGCGAACCGGCGAAACTCTCTTGGCCAAACCCAGTGTTGCCGCCGAGCGATCCTCTCAACTCCACTACTTTGACAATGTATTCCCCGAGGTGCTTCCCCACGTCGACCGTCACCTCGAGGAAGCCTGGGAAGCGAACGGCTGGGACCTTTCCCTCATCGAGAATTCGACCCACCGCCCGCGCCTCCGTTTCGGAACGTGGGTGGGAGGCGATCGTGACGGACACCCTCTCGTCACCGCCAAAGTTACGCGGGAATCACTCCTCAATTTCCGCGAAAATGCCCTCCGCCTCCAAGAGCGCAAGCTCTCCCAGCTGCGGGCTCGCCTCAGCCTCTCCGACATTCTGCAATCTCCTACCGAGGAATTGCAGGGTAAAATCGATGCCATGGTTTCGCAAATCGGCGATGAGGCCCATGCCATTCTCAAGCGCAATCCGCATGAGCCTTGGCGCCAGTTCATCAGCCTCTTGATCGCCCAGCTTCCACCGGTCGATTTTGATCCGTCGGATTCGCAATATCCTGCCAGCCGATACTATCGATACTCCTTCAATCTCGTAGCCGATTTGCGAATTCTCCGCGATTCCCTCGTTGAGATCGGTGCAGACCGGGTCGCGCGGATGGATGTTGATCCCGTTCTGCGCAATATTGAAGTCTTCGGATTTCACTTGGCCTCACTCGACATTCGTCAAAACAGCGTTTTCCACGAAAAGGCCATCGACCAGATCCTGGAACGTGCCGGGATGCAGAACTTTGGCTACAGCTCCTGGTCTGAAGAGGAGCGCCTTGAGTTTCTACAAACTGAGCTGGAATCGACCACCCCTCTTCTTCCCGCCGGAGAAACTCCAGGACAGGAAGCCGAGGCCGTCATCGCGGCGTTTCGCGAGGTGGCCCGCTACATTGACCGCCACGGAGATGAAGGAATCGGCTCCTACATTCTCAGTATGACCCGGTCGGCATCCGACCTCCTCGCCGTCTACTTCTTGGCCCGGGAAGCCAACCTCCTCCGGAAGCTCGACTTCGGAGTCATCTGCCTGGTCCCCGTAGTTCCTTTGCTGGAAACTTTGGAAGACCTGCAGAACGGACCGGGGATTCTCAAAACATTCCTGTCGCACCCCGTCGCTCAGAATTCACTGCACTGGATGCACCGCCGTGGAGGAATGCTCGCCAAGAAGGGTGTCGGACTGGATGCCGAGGTCGCTACCGATTTCAAGGCCCTCGACCTACCCGTCCAACAGGTGATGATTGGCTACAGCGACAGCAATAAGGACAGTGGAATTCTTTCGAGCCAATGGGGTCTCCATCGCGCCCAGAAAGACATCGCTCAACTGGCTCAGGATCTCGGATACCGCATCCGATTCTTCCACGGACGCGGGGGCACCATCAGCCGCGGAGCCGGACCCACTCACCGTTTCCTCGAGGCGCTCCCTGCAACTGCGTTGGAGTTCGACCTCCGCGTCACCGAACAAGGCGAAACCATCGCCCAGAAGTTCGCCAATCATTTGACCGCGAGCTACAACCTCGACCTCCTCGTAGCGGGCACCTGCTACCACTCTCTGCGAGTCAGCAAACAGCCCCCCACCGAACCCGCTCTCGAAGAAGCAGTCGAAAGCCTTTCGGAGGAAACCAGTAAGGTCTACCGCCAGTTACTGCGAGAACCGGGCTTCATGGATTTCTACACCGGGGCCACCCCTCTGGATGGACTCGAGAAAAGCAGCATCGGATCCCGTCCTTCCCGGCGGACGGGAGTTCGCTCCCTCGATGACCTCCGCGCCATTCCATGGGTCTTCAGCTGGTCCCAGTCCCGTTTCTTCCTTCCCGGCTGGTACGGTTTCGGAACGGGAATCATGTCTCTTGGAGAAGAACAGTTTGAGAAGATCCGCGAAGGCACTCGGTCTTGGCCCTTCCTCCGCTATGTTCTGACTAATATCGAGACCTCGCTCTCCAGTGCTGATCCCGAAATCATGAAGGCCTATGCGGAAATGGTCCCAGACTCCGAACTGCGTCAGCGCTTTATGGACCGCATCCTGGAGGAATTCCAACTCACTCATCAGTGCCTGGATCGCTTGTTTGGCAGCGAACAAAAAGAACGTCGCCCTCGTCTCGACAAAACAGTCCATCCGCGGAACGTCGCCCTGGAACCTCTCCACTACGAACAGATCCGTCTACTCCAGAAACTCAGAGAAGGAAACTATTCCGAAGACGACGAACCTAAGCTCACGAGCCGTCTCCTCCTCACAATTAATGCCATCTCCTCGGGGCTACGCACGACAGGCTAGACCGAAAACCAGAGAACGGATTTAGCTGAAGAGATCTTTCCGCAATCCTGTTCCCACAGAGAGATCTCCCCAGTCAGCTCCCTCCATGGCATGAGCCCGGCGAGGTCGCCTTCGTTCAGTGGGATCAGCCTTTACATGGGCGTCCACAAAATCCGCAGATCCAATGACCATCCCATCCGTAAAATAGCGAATTCGGCACCGAAGAAGTACAGAGAGTGGAAGTTTCCCCTTCTCTGCCAACACTCGCAAAGCCTCCTCTCGATCGATGGATTCCTTTTCAGATTTCTCACCAGCTCCCGCTCCATACAAAGTCTGCCGATAACCCGCCAAATCCCGATCAACAATCAGTAAACCTGCCCGAGCCATCCGCCCACCGCCAATGGCCTCGCCATATCCGCAAAAACGATAGTCTTTCGGATCCTCCACGATCCCGGCTCGAACCGCATTCAAATCAATATAGGCGGCAACCGTTCGCAACGCCCATCGATCGCCCTCGACCAAAACACTCTTAAAGCGTTCCGACCAAAGAGGTCCAAACCGATCACGGCTGCGATTAAACCACAAAGAGAAGCGTTGTTTCAGCGTCTTCATCAACCAGGAGACATCGTGCATTCGCCGAACGAGATCCCTTCGAATCACTGCAGCATCCGAAGAATCTTCGGCCAAAGTCTTCGCCAAAACCTCCGCTCTCATTGGTTGCCAAGGCGTAGGCTTTGGATAGAGCCGACGATACCGCCGAACCAACTCCGCATCCGAAACCTCCGTATCCCCTGAAGGCACGTCCACCAATAAATGGAAATGATTCTTCATTACCGCATAAGTCACCACCCGGATCCCCGAAAACTCCGCCACCTGCCAGATCATTTTCCGCAGAACCTCCCTCTCCCGGTCCCCAAACCAAGCCTCACCATTCACAGTGCGGCTCATCAAGTGGTAGTAAGCCGTCTGTTTCTCAACCTTGTACCTCTTCATGATCCCCTATCCAATTCAGAATCTCCCGAATATCAATATTTTTTTTACCAGGTTTATTATATTGACATAAATGATTAAGAACGAGGTAAAACTAGGAGTCCAAGGATGATGACGCCTCCGAAAACCATTCCAGCAGCGACGGGCCACGTCTTCCGCTTTGCGGCTATGCCTAACAGCCATTTTCGGGCGAGCCACAGGTGTAGCAGGATGAGAATGATGAAGATGTAGCCAGTCCAGAGGTGAACCTCCGTCCAATCGTGATGACTCAGCCCCAGGATCGAGACTCTCCCTCTGCCTTGGCCGTGCCCATGGGGAAATCGAAATTTTAACAGGAGGCCAGTCCCCACCATGACGCAGGCCGCCCAATAGAGGACCAAGTTTAAAATTCTCCGAAAAGTGGTTTCCGTTGATGCTTTCAACGAGGAGAGTATTTCCAAAAATATCAGGATTAGCAACTCTTACTTATTGCGAACGCAGAAGCAGTTCTACTAAACTTCTTTAATGGAAAAGAATTTCAGTTATCAAACGCCGATGCCCTTGGGGAAGGACGAGACCCAGTTTCGCCTGTTGACCGATCAGTACGTCTCGGTAGCGGACTTTGATGGAACGTCGGTTTTGAAAGTTGCCCCTGAAGGATTGCAGGAACTGGCCAAGGCCGCCTTTCATGACGTCGCCTTCTTTCTGCGTCCGGCCCACCTGAAACAGGTGGCGGCGATTCTGGGGGATCCGGAAGCCAGCAAGAATGACCGCGACGTTGCTTTGACCATGTTGAAGAACGCCGAAGTCGCTTCCAACAGTGTCCTCCCCTTCTGTCAGGATACCGGGACAGCCACCATCGTGGGAAAGAAAGGCCAGCAGATTTGGACGGGAGTGGACGATGCGGAATGGCTTTCGAAGGGGGTTTTCGACACCTACACGGCCGAGAATCTTCGTTACTCGCAGACGATCCCTCTCGACATGTATCGGGAGAAGAACAGCGGATGCAATCTGCCCGCGCAAATTGATCTCTACGCGACCAAGGGGATGAGTTACGATTTCCTCTTTGTCGCCAAGGGTGGAGGATCGGCCAACAAGACCTATCTTTTTCAGGAAACCAAAGCATTGCTCAATCCGGTCTCTTTGGAAAAATTCCTGATCGAGAAGATGGCAACACTCGGCACAGCGGCCTGCCCTCCCTATCACATCGCTTTTGTCATCGGAGGAACTAGCGCGGAGACCAATTTGAAGACGGTCAAACTCGCCAGCACGAAGTATCTGGATTCGCTGCCTACCGAAGGTAATGAAGGTGGCCAAGCGTTTCGCGATCTGGAGATGGAAAAGCGTCTTCTCCAAGCGAGCCAAAAACTCGGGTTTGGCGCTCAGTTTGGCGGCAAGTACTTTGCTCTCGACGTGCGGGTAGTCCGCCTTCCCCGGCACGGAGCCAGCTGCCCGGTGGGTATGGGGGTTTCCTGCTCGGCGGACCGGAACATGAAGGGCCGGATTGACGAGAATGGGATCTGGTTGGAAAAACTGGAAACCCGGCCCGGCCAGTACATTCCGGATCATCTTCGCGAGCCTGACTATCAAGGAGTCGTCTCCGTCGACCTCAATCGACCGATGAAGGAGATCCTCGCGCAGCTGACCGAATATCCAGTCAAGACACAGCTTTCCCTCTCGGGAACGATCGTAGTGGCCCGCGACATCGCTCACGCGAAGATCAAGGAGCGGCTCGACTCCGGCCAAGGCATGCCGGAATACCTGCAAAATCATCCGGTGTACTACGCCGGTCCGGCCAAGACTCCCGACGGCATGCCCAGTGGCTCGTTCGGACCGACGACCGCCGGTCGCATGGACAGCTATGTCGGGCCCTTTCAGGAGGTAGGCGGATCCATGGTGATGATTGCCAAGGGGAATCGCAGCCAGCAAGTGACGGATTCCTGCAAGGCGAATGGCGGATTCTATCTCGGCTCGATTGGCGGCCCCGCCGCCCTACTCGCCCAAGACAACATCCGCAAAGTCGAGGTTCTGGAATATCCCGAATTGGGCATGGAGGCCGTGTGGAAAATCGAGGTCGAAAACTTCCCTGCCTTCATCCTGGTCGATGATAAGGGGAACGATTTCTTCTCCGAAATCCGCGATAAATGCGAGTCCTGCGTTGCGGCCGTTCGATAGGTTTTTCGGTTCTCCCTTGCAATTCAGGCTCTCCTTCCCCGCGATAGGGGTCATGGAAATTGAAAAAGATCGCGTCGTCACCATGCATTACACCCTCCGCGGGGACAACGGAAGTGTCCTCGATTCTTCGGAAGGGAAGGATCCACTCTCCTATTTGCACGGTCATGGAAACCTGATTCCAGGTCTCGAAACTCGTATCGAAGGCAAAACTGCCGGAGAGGAAATGGATGTCCAAGTTCCCTCCGGAGAAGCCTACGGAGCAGTCGACCCGGAGAAGAAATTCGATGTGCCACGCTCCCAGTTCCCACCGGATGCCGAGCTCGAACCCGGCAGCCAGTTCCGCGCTGAAGGAGAAGGAGGCCCCGTCGTCGTCCGAGTCGATTCCGTCGAAGGCGATACCGTGAAGATTGATGCCAACCACCCTCTCGCGGGTGTTGA
This region of Puniceicoccus vermicola genomic DNA includes:
- a CDS encoding DUF3293 domain-containing protein, whose protein sequence is MNPAYRSAVFLVEGTLPATHFSIVTAYNPNGVLTDSASNAVADQQLLQAIQQTGESPVRITGMSPDRSHQELGWSIEDEEEALRLAQKFSQVALYRVIEEDLFLIERETGTREKLGKWQDFVRQ
- the obgE gene encoding GTPase ObgE, whose product is MFYDQTRVILRAGNGGHGCASFHRAKYIPKGGPNGGDGGKGGDLYLQADRNVSDLRAFRFQPHWKAQNGESGKGSQKDGKNGDDETLMVPIGTTVKNENGRVVCELLEHDQRYRLLKGGQGGLGNLHFKSSTNQAPREFTEGKPGQFGEFTFSLKTIADVGLIGFPNAGKSTLLARLTNATPKSAPYPFTTVDPFVGMTSENENHDYRKLAIADIPGLIEGAAENRGLGHRFLRHVERCRVLLIVIDGAATDGRDPVEDYKVLLKEMELYDEKLVKKQMFVAANKTDLPGFDENLKRLKDGIDCPVFPICAELGEGLDPLIEALFTAKLEG
- a CDS encoding phosphoenolpyruvate carboxylase yields the protein MEEPLSYEDRIRIGFDKIDNDLQFLMRCFREVLIELGETEIAQNLPWIGEGAPASDKDLGPGMIQATSISFQLLNMVEENSANQMRRLNERSNGPLHESGLWGYYFRKLREDDWTPEQIAQILPCLRIEPVLTAHPTESKRVTILEQHRELYIQLVHLENRMWTPNERISIENEIKTVLERLWRTGETLLAKPSVAAERSSQLHYFDNVFPEVLPHVDRHLEEAWEANGWDLSLIENSTHRPRLRFGTWVGGDRDGHPLVTAKVTRESLLNFRENALRLQERKLSQLRARLSLSDILQSPTEELQGKIDAMVSQIGDEAHAILKRNPHEPWRQFISLLIAQLPPVDFDPSDSQYPASRYYRYSFNLVADLRILRDSLVEIGADRVARMDVDPVLRNIEVFGFHLASLDIRQNSVFHEKAIDQILERAGMQNFGYSSWSEEERLEFLQTELESTTPLLPAGETPGQEAEAVIAAFREVARYIDRHGDEGIGSYILSMTRSASDLLAVYFLAREANLLRKLDFGVICLVPVVPLLETLEDLQNGPGILKTFLSHPVAQNSLHWMHRRGGMLAKKGVGLDAEVATDFKALDLPVQQVMIGYSDSNKDSGILSSQWGLHRAQKDIAQLAQDLGYRIRFFHGRGGTISRGAGPTHRFLEALPATALEFDLRVTEQGETIAQKFANHLTASYNLDLLVAGTCYHSLRVSKQPPTEPALEEAVESLSEETSKVYRQLLREPGFMDFYTGATPLDGLEKSSIGSRPSRRTGVRSLDDLRAIPWVFSWSQSRFFLPGWYGFGTGIMSLGEEQFEKIREGTRSWPFLRYVLTNIETSLSSADPEIMKAYAEMVPDSELRQRFMDRILEEFQLTHQCLDRLFGSEQKERRPRLDKTVHPRNVALEPLHYEQIRLLQKLREGNYSEDDEPKLTSRLLLTINAISSGLRTTG
- a CDS encoding transposase, encoding MKRYKVEKQTAYYHLMSRTVNGEAWFGDREREVLRKMIWQVAEFSGIRVVTYAVMKNHFHLLVDVPSGDTEVSDAELVRRYRRLYPKPTPWQPMRAEVLAKTLAEDSSDAAVIRRDLVRRMHDVSWLMKTLKQRFSLWFNRSRDRFGPLWSERFKSVLVEGDRWALRTVAAYIDLNAVRAGIVEDPKDYRFCGYGEAIGGGRMARAGLLIVDRDLAGYRQTLYGAGAGEKSEKESIDREEALRVLAEKGKLPLSVLLRCRIRYFTDGMVIGSADFVDAHVKADPTERRRPRRAHAMEGADWGDLSVGTGLRKDLFS
- a CDS encoding DUF4405 domain-containing protein; the encoded protein is MKASTETTFRRILNLVLYWAACVMVGTGLLLKFRFPHGHGQGRGRVSILGLSHHDWTEVHLWTGYIFIILILLHLWLARKWLLGIAAKRKTWPVAAGMVFGGVIILGLLVLPRS
- a CDS encoding fumarate hydratase; translation: MEKNFSYQTPMPLGKDETQFRLLTDQYVSVADFDGTSVLKVAPEGLQELAKAAFHDVAFFLRPAHLKQVAAILGDPEASKNDRDVALTMLKNAEVASNSVLPFCQDTGTATIVGKKGQQIWTGVDDAEWLSKGVFDTYTAENLRYSQTIPLDMYREKNSGCNLPAQIDLYATKGMSYDFLFVAKGGGSANKTYLFQETKALLNPVSLEKFLIEKMATLGTAACPPYHIAFVIGGTSAETNLKTVKLASTKYLDSLPTEGNEGGQAFRDLEMEKRLLQASQKLGFGAQFGGKYFALDVRVVRLPRHGASCPVGMGVSCSADRNMKGRIDENGIWLEKLETRPGQYIPDHLREPDYQGVVSVDLNRPMKEILAQLTEYPVKTQLSLSGTIVVARDIAHAKIKERLDSGQGMPEYLQNHPVYYAGPAKTPDGMPSGSFGPTTAGRMDSYVGPFQEVGGSMVMIAKGNRSQQVTDSCKANGGFYLGSIGGPAALLAQDNIRKVEVLEYPELGMEAVWKIEVENFPAFILVDDKGNDFFSEIRDKCESCVAAVR
- a CDS encoding FKBP-type peptidyl-prolyl cis-trans isomerase, whose translation is MEIEKDRVVTMHYTLRGDNGSVLDSSEGKDPLSYLHGHGNLIPGLETRIEGKTAGEEMDVQVPSGEAYGAVDPEKKFDVPRSQFPPDAELEPGSQFRAEGEGGPVVVRVDSVEGDTVKIDANHPLAGVDLNFKVKVVEVREATAEEIEHGHSHGAGGHSH